The sequence GTGATCCCGGGATTCGCGGATTCTTGATAAGGAAGGTAGGCGTTAAATCCGGAgctctctcctataaataccaggttcatTTTCATTATTTGCATCTTAATTCTTCACTCGTGGgcacacaccactctctatattttcGCTATCCTatcatctgacttgagcgtcggaggggataTGCCGGAACACCTTCCGGCCCCCCTTAACATTCTTGTTAGTGGTTTTAGGTCAGCGGCAGTTCATCTCTTATTTGGAGGAGTTTCTTCAGCTCGTCCAAggagatcactttattgaggtatatcaattggcgccgtctgtgggaaaatCGAGCTAAGACGTTGATATGgcaggaagaggaagaggaaggGGAAGAGGAAATGTGGCAGATATGACTGTAGATCATCTCAGCCAGTTCATCACTCAAACGGTGCAAGCGACCATGGGTCACAATCCACCACCTCCTCCCGTGGGTCAGCCAAACCCAATGGATGCGGTGTGGGAAGAGATTAGGAGACTAGGTCGGCAAGTGGGAGGTCGGCCTGGGCCTATACAAAGGGAAAGTCCTTTTGCTCGGGCTATTTTAGATGAGGAACTCCCTGCAAATTTTAAGAAGCCTACTTTAGGGGAGTATTACGGGAGCTCAGATTCAGAGGAACACTTGGGGAGATTTGAAAATGCAGCCTTGTTGCATAGATATTCAGATGCAATTAAATGTCGGGTCTTCCTCACTACTTTGGTAAGGTCAGCCCAGCAATGGTTCAACCTTTTACAGCCTGGTAGTATTCAGAGTTTCAATGACTTCAGCTCAGCTTTTCTGCACCAGTATGCGAGTAGCAAGAAATATTTGAAGACTTCTCTCAGTTTGTTCAATATGAAGCAATCTGAGGTGGAATCGTTGCGGGAGTATGTTCAGCGCTTCAATACAGCAGCTCTGGAAGTACCTGCTGCCACTGCTGACACCTTGGTCAACTCTTTCACTCAAGGGTTGAGAGGGGGGGAGTTTTTCAGATCCTTAGTCAAGAAGCCTCCTTTGACTTATGATGAGCTCCTTAGTAGAGCTGAGAAGTACGTGAATTTGGAAGATGCACAGAGGCAGAGGAGACAGGAAGGAATGTCTGGGAGTAAACCTAGTGCCAAGGTGGGAGCAAAGGCCGAGGGAAAGACAGAAGGAGGAAGGAAGAGGGTGGCAGAAGAGATGAATAGGACCAAAGGACCCTACCCCTATGTACCCCTATCGGTGAGCCTGGAGAAggcaatgcaagtatgtgaggaTAGGCGAGCACTTGTAAGGCCCCGCAATGCTGAGAAAGGCCCGCGGTTACCGCCATGATTGTCAGAGGTTAGGTGAGGAGGTTCAAAGGATCATGTATGATGACCCTCGAATCAGAGCTGAGCTGACTCGAAGAGCAAATCCTCCTCGCCAAGGCCGAGCTCCCCAATGGAGGAATCAAAGGAATGAAGATAGAGAGAATCAGGGTGATCATCAGGGAAGAGCTCCTCCAAACGGTCGAGGAGATAGGGTGCAGCAGATTGCAAATCATCCCGATCGGGGTGTTATCCATATGATCTCCGGTGGTAGTACGGATGGAGATTCGGGAAGGGCTCGCAAAGCTCACGGGCGTAGGttggaaaattttgaggtaaGTTCTCAGCTCAGCTGTCCCATTGACCCGAACATCAGTTTCGGAAGGGAAGATTTAAAGGATGTGGTGTTACCTCATAATGATCCCCTATTGGTCACCTAGACCATAGCCAATTATGACGTGGCTCGTATCTTTGTGGATACTGGGAGTTCAGTAAACATTATCTTTAAAGAAACTCTGGATCAAATGAAATTGGAAGGATTTGAATTGGATCAAATCACCACAGAGTTGTATGGGTTCACGGGCCATGCTCTGCAACCATTGGGACAGATAGTGCTCCCCTTGTCCCTTGGGAGTGGAGAGCAGAGAGTAACCAAAATGGCTTGCTTCACCGTGGTGGAGGCACCATCCTCTTTCAATGGAATATTGGGGCGCCCTGCCCTGAGTGATTTCCAAGCCGTGGCATCCACCTATCATCAGAAGTTGAAGTTCCCAAGTGGAAGAGAAGTGGGGGTTGTTCGGGGTGATCAGAAAGCAGCTCGGTTATGCTATGTGAATGAGGTAAGGATTGattcaaagaagaagaagagggagGTAGGAATGGTTTCAATAGGTCGAACATCGAAGGCGCACGGACAGGAGGTGCTTCTGATGTCTGAAGAAGGTCATGAGAAGGTGGAATTAATCTCGGGAGCTCAGATTGTCAAATTAGCTGCTGATCTGAGCCCATCAGTGAAGCAAAATTTGGTTGGTTGCTTAAGGAAGAACAAAGATGTTTTTGCTTGGTCTGTATCGGAGCTCACAGGGGTCAGTGCAGAAATTATGGTTCATCGATTAAATATTCTTGCGGGAGTAAGACCGATAAAATAGAAGAAAAGACATTTTGGTCCAGACAAGGATAAGGTCATTAAAAAAGAGGTAGAGGAACTTCTTAAGGCAGGACACATTAGGAAAGTGCAATTCCCTACCTGGTTATCCAATGTGGTCCTTGTCCCTAAGAGTTCAGGCAAGTGGAGGATGTGTGTTGATTTCAGGGATCTAAATAAGGCCTGCCCCAAGGATTGCTATCCCCTGCCTCGAATTGATCAATTGGTTGATTCAACGGCAGGTCATCAGTACTTATGCTTCATGGATGCATATCAGGGGTATCATCAAATTCCTCTGGAGGAGGAAGATCAGGACAAAGTAAGTTTCACCACCTCTCATGGAACTTTTTGTTACagagtgatgccttttggtttgaagaaTGCAGGGGCCACTTATCAAAGACTCATGGACAGAGTGTTTGCCTCCCAAATTGGCAGAAATGTGGAAGTTTATGTAGATCATATTCTGGTAAAGTCTCAGGATGATGTGGGGTTGTTGGCCGACCTAGAGGAGACTTTCTCGACTTTGAGGGCTTATCAGGTGAAGCTTAATCCGGAGAAGTGTGTATTCGGAGTCAGGGGAGGTAAGTTTTTGGGGTATATGGTTACTGAGAGGGGCATAGAGGCCAATCCTGAGAAGGTGCAGGCTATCCAATCCATGTCTGCTCCCCGTAACTTGCAAGAAGTTCAAAGGTTGGCAGGAAGGATTGCAGCCTTGTCTCGATTTATATCAAGATCAGCCCATAGAAGCTTACCTTTCTTCAAGGTGCTTCGCAAAGCCAAGAAGTTTGAATGGGATGATGAATGCGGGAAGGCATTTGATGACTTAAAGAGTTACTTAGCTGAGCTCCCTGTGTTGGCTAAGGCAATTCCTGGTGAACCATTGTACATTTACTTATCAGCTTTGGAAGGGGCCGTTAGCTCAGTACTTATTCGGCAGGAGAGAACAGCTCAACACCCTATCTATTTCTTCTCACATGCTCTTAAGGGTGCAGAACTTCGGTATTCAGAGGTGGAAAAGTTAGCATTAGCCTTGGTTATGACAGCAAGGAAGCTCAGACCTTACTTTCTATCACATCCTATTGTGGTGCTCACCAACAGCCATATTGGGAGGATATTAACTCGAGTTGATATTTCAGGAAGGTTGGTAAAGTGGACTACGGAGCTCAGTGAGTATGATATCCAGTATGCACCAAGGATGGCCGTTAAGGCCCAGGCGTTAGCTGATTTCCTTGTCGAAACGAGACATATGGAAGCAGAGGATTTGTGGAAAGTATACGTTGACGGCTCTTCTAATAGTGAAGGATGTGGGGTGGGGGTGTTTTTGATCTCCCCTCAAGGAGATGAGATCAGATTGGCAGTTAGGTTGGATTTTCGAGCTTCTAATAACGAAGCAGAGTATGAGGCTGTGTTGATTGGCCTCCGAGCAGCTAGGCAAGCTGGGGCAGCTCGGGTGCACCTCTACTCTGATTCACAGTTAGTAGCCCAGCAGGTGAATGGAACGTATGAAGTCAAAAATGAAAAGCTGAAGGAATATATGAGGGCGATAGAGGAAACTAAGGGTTTCTTTGATGAGGTATTGTTTGAACAAATCCCGAGGGAGGGCAATGAAAAAGCAGATTATCTCGCCAAGATGGCTAGCTCACTTCATAGCTGGAAGACCAGGGAAGTTGTTGTGCAAGTGGAATTGACACCCTCTACTGAGCTCGCGCCATTAgctcaggaagagagtgactggAGAAAGGAACTCTTGGATTACTTAGAGAAGGGTGAGTTACCAAAGGACCCGAAGAAGGCATATCGGTTGAAACAGAGGAGTCTCCGCTTTGTGATGATGGAGGGAGTTCTTTATAAGAGGTCATTTACCGGACCTCTTCTCAAGTGTTTAGGCCCCAAGGAAGCTCATTATGTCCTAAAGGAGATACACGAGGGGTGTTGTGGTAATCATTTAGGGTCTTATTCACTAGCCCGTAAGGTTCTCTTGGCAGGATATTTTTGGCCCACTATTCTGAAAGATGCCATAACTTTGGTGACTTCTTGTGATAGTTGTCAAAGACATAGTAAACTTCAACACCAACCAGCAGCGTTAATGAAAAGGATAGTAGCAGCATGTCCTTTCGATCAATGGGGAATTGATATTGTGGGTCCTTTCCCTCCAGCCCCAGCTCAAAAGAAATTCTTGTTGGTTGCCATTGATTACTTCTCTAAATGGGTTGAGGCAGAGGCTTTAGCTCGAATTACTGAAGGGGAAATCTTGAAATTTCTGTGGAAGAATATTGTGTGCAGATTTGGAGTACCACGTAAGCTCATATCTGACAATGGGAGGCAGTTTCAAGGGGCTCGAGTGCAAGCTTGGTGTAAAGAAATGAAAATTCAGCAACACTTCACATCTGTCCATTATCCTCAGAGGAATGGTCAGGTGGAGGTGACTAATAGGTCTTTGGTGCAGAGCTTGAAGACGCGTTTAGGCCAAGCCCAGAGAAATTGGGTGGAAGAGCTCCCTAGTGTGTTATGGTCATATCGTACCACACCAAGAATTGGAACCAGAGAGACTCCATTTAGTATGGTGTATGGAAATGAGGCCGTCCTGCCAGTAGAAATTGGAGAGGAGTCGGCTCGGATCATTTTCTATGATGAAGAAAATGGAAAGAGAAGGAGGGAAGACTTAGACTTTTTGGGTGAAAAGAGAGAAGCTGCTGCTATCAGGATGGAGGCATACAAGAACAGGATAGCTCGGTCCTATAATCGTCGGGTGCGCAGGAAGGATTTCCAGGTAGGAGATTTGGTGCTGAGAAAAGTTCAGGAGGTGGCTGTAGGGAAGCTCGACCCTAAATGGGAAGGACCATACAAGGTGGTGATGAGGCTCAGTTCGGATGCTTactacttggaggattcaaaaGGAAAGATGTTGAAGAGACCTTGGAGCGCTTACAATTTACGcaaatattattcttaaatgtTGCAAGTTCAATTTTCCTTTAAGTTGTAATTTGTACAAGCTACACTTACGTTAATCTATAAGCAGTTATTTTTTCAGAAATATTGATGTAAATGTgcctcagctcatcaccttagtcacgcttcttaagcccctgactttggttcagctcatcaccttagtcacgcttcttaggcccctgacttgggttcagctcatcaccttagtcacgcttcttaagcccctgactttggttcaactcatcaccttagtcacgcctcttaggcccctgacttgggttcagctcatcaccttagtcacgcttcttaagcccctgacttgggttcagctcatcaccttagtcacgcttcttaagcccctgacttgggttcagctcatcaccttagtcacgcttcttaagcccctgactttggttcagctcatcaccttagtcacgcttcttaatcccctgactttggttcagctcatcaccttagtcacgcttcttaagcccctgactttggttcagctcatcaccttagtcacgcttcttaagcccctgacttgggttcagctcatcaccttagtcacgcctcttaggcccctgactttggttcagctcatcaccttagtcacgcttcttaagcccctgactttggttcagctcatcaccttagtcacgccccttaggcccctgacttgggttcagctcatcaccttagtcacgcttcttaagcccctgactttggttcagatcaccttagtcacgcctcttaggcccctgactttggttcatcCCTTTGCCTTAGTCTAGTCACCTCGACCTTGATTTTCGGGCGCAGTTCAGTTGCGGGTCACTTCATAATGGTCTCATGTAGAGGAGCTGACGGTTCAGGAATATTGGTTgaggagctcgggagctcgggagtcCAATTAGGCAATCTAAGAACACATTTTAGGTCAGGTCGGGAGTTTGGTTCCAGAGGCTCAGCTCGGCTCCGGCAGCTCAGCTCGGCTCCTACAGCTCAGCTCTGTTCAACGcctccgggtgttagtttattttaagacaagtactttgctccccttaagGAGCTCAGCTCTGTTCAACGCCTCTGGGTGTTAGCTTATTTTAAgacaagtactttgctccccttaagGAGCTCAGCTCTGTTCAACGCCTCCGGGTGTTAGCTTATTTTAAgacaagtactttgctccccttaagGAGCTCAGCTCTGTTCAACGCCTCCGGGTGTTAGCTTATTTTAAgacaagtactttgctccccttaagGAGCTCAGCTCTGTTCAACGCCTCCGGGTGTTAGCTTATTTTAAGACAAGTATTTTGCCTCCCTTCAGGAGCTCAGTTCAGCTCACCTTCGGgagttagttaatttttaagcatctattttgcctcccttcaggagctcagttcagctcaccttcgggagttagttaatttttaagcatctattttgcctcccttcaggagctcagttcagctcaccttcgggagttagttaatttttaagcatcTATTTTGCCTCCCTTCAGAAGCTCAGTTCAGCTCACCTTCGGGAGTTGGTTAATTTTTAAGCATCTATTTTGCCTCCCTTCAGGAGCTCAGTTCAGCTCACCTTCGGgagttagttaatttttaagcatcTATTTTGCCTCCCTTtaggagctcagctcagctcaccttcgggagttggttaatttttaagtatttatctTGCCTCCATTTCAGGAGCTCAGCCACCTTAGGGAATTCGGCTCGGCTACCTAGAGATCAGCTCATCTCAAGGCCTTTCAGgtgttgttttatttttaagtggTTATTTTACCTCCCCTTAAggagatcactttattgaggtatatcaGATGTTAACCCttctgtttttattttcttagaAGAAAACGTGTTACTTTTAGGAGCGGTTATGACCGCTTTAATAGTAGTTGTTTAGAAGCGTTAGGAATAAACCGCATCTAAATTCGATATATGGAAGCGGTGAATTATAACCGCTGCTAATGAATATCAATAGGAGCGGGCGTATTGAAACCGCTTCGAAAATTTTAGGCAGTAGGGGCGTTTAATCAACCGCTTCAAAAAAACCGGTTCAGAAACACCTGTTTTTTTGTAGTTAAAGGGAGCATCCAAAAACAAAATCGATGAAGGAAAAAGAGCATATTTCATTTTGTGGCATGATTTGATGATCTTTTAATCATTTAACATGCTTCATGTTGTGTTTTAGACTATAAGTTTTAATCTGCGAAGTGACAATCGTACGTGTACGTGACTTTTATTTTTCCCCCTTGATTTGGTTATTTCACACAAATATGTTACACATAGATTAATATTTAATACGGTCTTTGTTTAGTAACTTGGTTTTCAAATTAATTTGTTattgttataaaaaaaattgcaaatttagtcctgtatgtttgtcactttgcgattttggtcctctatgttttcatatttcagttttagtcttgcatgttctgatttttggcaatttcggtcctttttattcgaaaatgcttacgtggcactgtacacatCTGCTCCACATCAACAAtgaattggtgccacatcagcgccacgtcgaaaaaaaggactaaaattgacaaaaaaataaatatagcagactaaaactgaaatctgaaaatataaaggactgaaattgcaaagtgacaaatatacaaggccaaaaaagcaatttttccttGTTATAAATCTCTAAAATTGTTGTTTATAAGGGATGGCGAAACTTCGGAATATGATTGAAGTAGCCTTTTACTAGTGGATGTTAAAAAATTGGAAGAAACGGATTCTCTTGGAGCTTTGGTGTACTTTGAAGAAATTTCATTATCAAAGCTTATGTTGTACTCATAAATTTTACGAACattttgccaaaaaaaaataaaaaaattgtgtaGAGAATTAATAAGGAAGAAatattatattacttcataAATGTTCAATTGGATTGGTTGCATCATTTTAGCGCATGCGAGGAGCTCCAATGGGGGCGCCAAATCCTGCGCTATTTGGGCGCCCCTGGTTTGCACCAAATTTGGCGCAggcattcattttattttttttaatttttttattaccttttatttgttttttaaaatatttaaatattatttaaatatttttggtattattttaataaataaatattaggaaaaaaattaatatataatcatttaatgtaatcaataaataatttattattaatttcatttaatttcattttttacatttaattaattattttataaataattgtattttgtaatacaaatgcaaataattaaactataaatataaattggacTACAAATATCAAATTCGAATACATAAAAGAAATACAACGggttgaaaatttaaatacaaatacaaactaaaatacataatcaaattaaaaatacGTAATTGAAATCCATGATGAAAACACACATgcaaattaaaacacataattcaaaataCAATTAGAACGACAACATTGAAACATATAATCAATACGGTGGTAAATTAGATCCAGAACCTCCAAAATCACCCAAATATTTTCCAAACATGTCACGATCTTTGTTGTTCAGatgtttgttttcttttttgcaTAATTTTTGCTCGTTCAGTTCGCACAATTTCACGCAATTCTGGATCGTCAATTGTGCTCAAATCCATGTACACAACTCTATTTTTCTCTTGAAGTTCAGCCAACGCCAATTGTTGTTTTCTagcttcaattttatttttttgattttttaattttaatgcgTTATTTTGCAGCTCAAGCATTTTAATATCATAAGTTTGTTGGAGTTCAGTAGATCCCTTTTGTAGGACATCAACAAGGTTGTGATGCCCTTGTTGCATCGTCGATAACAATTCTGCAATGttgtcattttttttcttcaattttgccTTTTTAACTCCAAGAGGTTGGTAGGATGAAGTGTCATCTACATTTTCATCACTACTTAAATTAATAGTAAAAGAATTTATTCCTTCAGAACCTGATAATGGAGTCTCTGGTGTCTGAGTTTCTGACTGTGATGAATCCAAGCTCGTGAAATTGGTTTGAGGTGCGAAGCTCGATGGATGGATGTCACTAGAAAATTTTTCAAGATCT comes from Henckelia pumila isolate YLH828 chromosome 4, ASM3356847v2, whole genome shotgun sequence and encodes:
- the LOC140861657 gene encoding uncharacterized protein, with translation MAGRGRGRGRGNVADMTVDHLSQFITQTVQATMGHNPPPPPVGQPNPMDAVWEEIRRLGRQVGGRPGPIQRESPFARAILDEELPANFKKPTLGEYYGSSDSEEHLGRFENAALLHRYSDAIKCRVFLTTLVRSAQQWFNLLQPGSIQSFNDFSSAFLHQYASSKKYLKTSLSLFNMKQSEVESLREYVQRFNTAALEVPAATADTLVNSFTQGLRGGEFFRSLVKKPPLTYDELLSRAEKYVNLEDAQRQRRQEGMSGSKPSAKVGAKAEGKTEGGRKRVAEEMNRTKGPYPYVPLSVSLEKAMQVCEDRRALVRPRNAEKGPRLPP
- the LOC140861658 gene encoding uncharacterized protein, encoding MASSARTASYTIEEDKHMCHIYLDISQNSIIVGRLRGCIRQIKILKPSGASDEDILHRAKDLFMQDPNYSKGFKFDHAWPILKDLEKFSSDIHPSSFAPQTNFTSLDSSQSETQTPETPLSGSEGINSFTINLSSDENVDDTSSYQPLGVKKAKLKKKNDNIAELLSTMQQGHHNLVDVLQKGSTELQQTYDIKMLELQNNALKLKNQKNKIEARKQQLALAELQEKNRVVYMDLSTIDDPELREIVRTERAKIMQKRKQTSEQQRS